In Oryza sativa Japonica Group chromosome 1, ASM3414082v1, the genomic stretch aaacTAAGAATtgttccaagaaaaaaaaacacactccTTTTATGATTTTAGTAGGAATTTTACAGAAAACAGAGAATTCCTGAGGAAAAAAAACTCCTTTTGTATAAGAAATGACATGTATAAATCTTGCTCGTACATTGTAGCATATCAGTTGATCTCACTTGGATTTTCCAACTTGCAGCGAGAGCTGAGAGGTGATCCAGTCCAAGAAATTTCAAGCCTGGAAATGTAAGCAAATTTGTCTATGAGGTGATCAAGTAGGAGGCAGTGTGCATCACCAAGGATGGCTTCCAGAATTATTTCAGATTTTTAACATTCTCTAGGCTGGACAAGGATGTTCAAAACTTCAACCCCAGCCTGCAAAACTCTGTAGCTGACGTAATATCCCAGTGCCTCATGGCATTCATGGGTTGCATATTGCTACCAGGTGTAATAGCGAAATTGTATCGAAACTTTGAAAGTACTACTATCCTATGATAAGAGTAGCAATATCAGATTGTTGATTTACTGGCTTGATTACTATTGAGCCTTGACACTGCGACATTATTGGTAATGCTGTTGCTGAATGTATTATGAACAACGGCAAAAAACATTAgactggtactccctccgtcctaaaataaaatcatttttggcTTCATCCATTTattccaaaataagtttatttttaagcaAGTAGAGGATAAATGCATTAGGAATAGATAAATTGAGAAATAATTACATTGATATTTGATTGagggtatttttttaattttgtattgGTATATGTGTAGGAtagatgaaaaataaacttattttgagacggaagaTCATTTTCAGAATGTATACAAGTATACAACCAAACTTTAAAAATGCTGGACATAAAGTATAGGCTAACGTTATTATGATTAGTCATTTGAAAATTGAATCAAACGGCAACACCACGCATGCAATTGTGTTGATGCCAGATAAAGGTGGTGACACCCTAGTTATACATCTATCTCTACTACAGCTTTGGATCATCATCACTTAAAGATCAGCAAGAGAAATTGAAACTGGTAAATTCTCATCAAAGTTGGGTTTCTTCATTGATGATAAAGCTGCTTTCTACACCATGTTCAAAACAAAAATTCCTTGCATCATCCAGCAGGAAAGTTCTGAAACCACACGCATTTCAACAAATTAATGGAGAAGGTACATCCCGTTTGCATGTTCCTTCAATTCTTCGCTACCTGCTCTATTATCTTCCTCTAACAAAGATGCAGAAGAGCTAATTAAAGGGTATTCTTTTGACAAGATGCAAAAGAGCTGATGAAagggttaaaaaaaaactaagagaGTATAAtctgttgcaacttgcaactaGCAAAATGACAGACTAACTTAGCAACATATGGTATGCCAGTAACATcaagattgttttttttcctcgaatGCCATCAAGATTGTTGCACAATGCATTCTGACGGCATGAAGCCATCAAGCCATCATCTATCACTGGCAAACTCCAATCTGAAGGAAATGCCTAGAGTCTTATGCTATTACCGCAGGTGGGGAGGCCTTGATCCAAATGGATTGCTTCCAGGAGTAGCTGGTGAAGGAATTGTCGGTGAAGCCTGCGATGCTCTCTGAAAAAGTGAAGACATCAGATCCATTGTCGTATCACCATTTTCCATTCTTCTGAATTCAATATATTTTGGGGGAAAatagaaatttgaagaaaatacATATCATAAATGATGGGCACAAATGAAGTATAAATTAAATGCAATTTATCCTCAAAGAAACAATTTGAACCTGGACCTCATCCTAGAATTCGCCAGTTTCCACACGGGCAAGTTAAATAGTTAGCTGACTGAGATTTTACCCTATCCAAGAAGAATATATGGACAATAATTTACAGTATTGCTCTTCAGGTGTCTTAACAGAAGTATAGCTTGTACTAGTATGTTACAATATTAGATGCTAGTTCATATGTAAGTTAACATTGCTAACATAAGCCATAGAATGGATGTGGATCCTGCTATGCACTAATGCACATGCTACTTCCATTCAATCAGCCACAATTTGATCAAACAAACGATCATCAATTGACTGCAGCAACAAAGTTATACTTCTTATATCATCAAACAAGTTCTTTTCTTCAAAATGGAACATATACTATCTAGAAGACCCCTCTGGCCTCCCCTTTGCTCTCACAAGGCAGCTACCTGCATCCTACATCTAGTTTcaggaaaaacaaaaaccaaGCTTAGCGTATCAGATAGAAGACACGTCTGACCTCCCATTTGCTCTCAAAGTGACAAGGCAGCTACATGCATCCTACAAACATCtagttttggaaaaaaaatattaaaaaagctAAGTGTATTAGATTCTCTAGCAGACCCCTCCAGCAGTCCGGCCTCCCCTCCGTTGTTAGAAGCAAGCGACCTATATGTGTACTTGCTACAGTGGCACTTCATAGAAATAGAGAATTCTATTCATTATCTAACTGTAACTCCGGATGACAATAAATTACTAATAAATTAGTACAGTCAAGAAAATAACAGAATAAATTGTAAGTTCACCTGTAACATTCCTGGTTGAGTGATATAAGCCATGAACTGTTCCTTTTTCTTGCTGAACAAATCCTTAACTTGGTTCAACAAATCTTCTTGTCTTTTTATATCCTCGAGAAGCCTTTCCTTTTCCCAATTCTTATGTTTAACTTGCTCCTCCAGTTCAGTGATAGTTACGGGTAAGTTTGAGACCCCAAGATTTGCAGTTACAGGAAATTGTATTCCTAAGCTTGCCCTTCAAAAGTAAGGTCATGTATAATCATTAACAAAAAGAAGAGGTGGAATTAAGCTTAATATGCTTGTTACAGAACAGTGCAAATTAGTGTTACCAGACTTTATGTAGTAAGCAAACCAGGGTAATGTATCACGCATATACTCATAAAATGAAAGGACAATTAAATATCACCGAAGGACCCACAATATGCAGAACACTAATGATCAAATAAAAGTATATGATGTGATGTTAAAGGATAAATCCATATAATTGCATACCTATTACCTAGGCAGAATGAGCCATTAGGTCTTAGTATAGACCCATCAAGAGAAACAGCACCATCATTTATCAAAGGAATAGCATTTCGCAATTCAGCTCTAGTCTTATAGACTTGCAACTGAGAAAACAGGCTGTAAAATAAAGTTTCCCTAAGACCGTGGCCCCCAGCTGTGAGACAACTCAAATTTGCCTGGTCCAAATGTATCATATTTACTGCAAAACCAAGAAAACCAGGTGGGAACTCTCCACTAGGCAACCTTGGTTTATGCAAAAGAAGTTTCCTCTGAGGATCATCGATCATAAAATCACCAGAAAATGGCCTGCAAAGTGTAATAGTTATAATGTTAAGGTGTCCATCCAGTAGAGTCCAAAATATAACGGCACAATGAAAACACACCTTATATTTTCAAGACAAAAGACAGTGAATCTTCCATCTAAAAATTTTCCAATTGTGCGACCTAGTCCATGAATGCCACTGGTTTTATCAACCATACCTTCCTTGTCATATGTTTCAAGACCCTCGACACCATCATAAGTCTTGCAGACGACACCAAGCATATTGTCCAATCCCAAGTACTCTGAGAGTACCCTATAACAAATTCATGGTACCTCAAAAGTAAACAAATAATTCTGCCCATTAACTTTGCACCAGTTGGTGCAATAAATCTTATTATATGTCAAAACAAAGAGAGAATAATGACCTGCTGAGGTTgtcattatttatttttcccaaGGTAGCTACGACACCAAGGACATCTTTCATCAGTGGCAGCTTTGATGCATGCTGATAATGACGAATCTTCAGTTGGCATATAATCCCAGCTGCTGTCTCGTCCTGTTTGAGTATACTTTGAATAGTGCGTTGTTCAGCTTCTTCAACAGATGTGTCATTATTTGCAATTGCCGCCATCGATGAATAATAATTGCCTATTTTAACTGAGAAAAGTTCCAGGGTTCAGCATATAAATAGGGGCAATAAGATAAAGAAAAAGTATATGGAATTATGGAAATGAGTTAAAGAAAGAGTATATGGAATTATAGATAGCTTTGATATCTTTATCCAAATGGTGTTACTTGCATGATAAATTCAAATTTACCACAGCCATCTAATGCAATAATCCAATGGTGCTAAGAACATTAGATAATAGGAATGGTGGATATGTTAGGCTCATGCAAAAAGATTCAATTTCCAACGTGATAATAAAAAGATTTTGCAATAGCTTGCTAGTCCTACCACTAATGCAGAGATGTTgtctcaacaaccaacttccAATGTTCTACTCAAAGAGGCCTCAATtgatttagatagatgcatatgTCATGCGAAGTAGTAGCACACTAGCACCTAAAGGCACACACGCAGAAGCAGCAAATGCCACAGTTGGCTTGCCATATGGACCTTAGGATAAGCATGGGTAGTAAGTAAGACATGAATTAGAACGCAAGTTTTTTTGGTCTACCTCTACCAAGGTATGTCAGATTTGCTTGTCAGCATTAGAATTATTGCATTAGGGTGTATCAGTTCCTACACATGTTACAGCTTATCATATACTCCCCCTGTTCTTAAATAGATGCCGTCTCAGAATGTGTATAGTCAACCTCAAAATTTAAATCATCAATATATACAAAAATATTAAGATATACTaatatgcaaaaaaaattgatattacAGATTCACCATGAAAAACACTTTCATGCAATTATAttcttaatattttttataaatatattattagaaATGTTAATTATCAAACATATGCATTGGATACTGTATTGATGCCCAAAACATCAAGTAAAAAGGAGTAGAGCTAGTATAAAGTAAACCAAGACATTAGCTACTATTGGGCAAACAACGGCTCAACAGACCTGTTCATGTTGACTGTTGagtctctatctctctctaccTCCACTGAGTACCTTTGCTATCTTAGCTCTTTCTACATTAACCCATGCCTACTGGTCACATCTAACAGTAGCTATCCTCCATTGTGTACCAAAGTACAGGACAATGCAATCCACTCACAAGGATGCTCATTCATCCCAAATACTGCGAGTTCCTCTTCCGATGACATCACTAACTACATTTAGGTATTTTCACTGTTTTAAATATTTAAGTTGGTGATGGTTGGTTTCACACCCCATCCCTCCtctcataaatattttcatgccAACATATGGGTCATTCATCCTCTTCACAGATCCATGACTCCACATCTGGCCAACTTGAACATACATATAAAACTCAAGTTTACAGAAAATATATCTGACATACTAAAAATTAATGACCACAAGCTCCATAGTTAATAATTAACAGGCCTTATTTACCAGAAACTAGGTATCGCAAGGCTCGAATTATTCACTATAGTGTTTAATTAATGATCTACGCAGTTATTCTGCATCATGGTACCGATATATAGCATTACTAGAGTACACGAATATAACCACGAATCCGTAAATTAAAAGTATATACAAAAGCAAGGTGTCACAGGGCATTAGGATCTCACTGCCCAGGTCAGCGCACGAGTCCTCGACGGCATTGAGCTCCGACTTGAGAAACCTGATGTTCTCCTCGTGGTGGTTCACCTTGAGCGCCAGCTTCTGCAGCTCGTCCTGCATCACCTGCAGAGCAAGGCGCGCGCGCACACCCAATATCAGACACGAAGAATTCCCATACTCGCTCGCATCAACAAAAAGCATTGAACCGGATCAACAGGCGGCGGGCGGCATCACCGTCACCGGaggcgcacacacacacaacctTACTGTTGAACTCGAATATCGACAGCGTCAGAGGTGGAGCCTCCACGCCGCGCTCTGCAGATTGAACCGCCATAGGTAAGGAAGCTAGGCGACCAAATCTGCAGGGGCGGCGGATCCAACTTCAATTGAACCCCCCCAAACTCTTTTTTGCGGGGGAACAAACAAACTCAAACTGTTATTAAGGCTCTGAAATTAAGAGAAGAACTTCTTGCAGATCTacaagagaagctagggttaacgaacgCAAGCGAAAAAATCgagggcgggagagagagatgaatcagagAGAGGAAGTGCgatgctcaccaggatcccctccGCGAGATGGCGCGCGCGAggagcggaggagaggagaggagacgggAGGAAGGAGCGCGCGCGACAGAGAATTTTCGGTGTGGGGGCGCAGGGGAATAGAAATGGGGAATTTTCGGATtgataggagtatatatatacgagTAAAGATATCAATTTTTTAGGGCTAATTGAATGCACTTTAAAAGGCCCCCAGACCCAACTGAAAATCCccaatatactactccctccgtttcaggtcaaagtcaaactgattttaataagtttatagaaaatatagtaatatttataatactaaattagtttaatcaaatcaataattggatatattttcataataaatttgtcttgggttaaaaatattacaacttttttctacaaatttagtcaaatttaaaacagtttgactttaaccaaagtcaaaacgtcttataacctgaaacggagggaatattatAAAAAGTTGAAACTAGATAGGTGCTACTTATACTTCTCTAAATTAGAATATATCATTATATATGCCTCAGCCACCCTTGAGTTAGTTTTTTTACTTAGTATTTTCGTATGGACCATATTGCCCCGATTgtattgatttgatttgatacaTGTGCCCTCTATCCTTGGAGAGAGTCGTCATAATTCAAGATGGATTATAGGTGGTTGgtaggagagggaggaggaagatggagaagcCATCATCACACATGAGGGCTCTAGATGCTATGTCCTCTTTCGGTCCTGCCGCTCACATCGCCGGAAGAAGACGATGGTCGCAGGGTCCCTTTTATTGTCGTCGTAGGAGATGATCATCCTGAAGTGCCTCCCGCTGATGGATCTAACCTTCCTGGCCTCGACCTCTAGGGTAGCGACAATATTCGGGGGTCTAGGACTACGAGACACACAAGTCCTGCAGGCACAACGTTCATGCATGTGATACCTTATGCACATATCGTCGGCTGACCGGTGAAGGGTGTATCGATCAATTAGCGCTTGGCTCCATCCTATGCAACCCTGGAAGCAGGGGATCGATGCTACTGATGCGGAGGCGGAGTTTGGCTAGGTTGCTGAGAAAGGCAACGACGACCACCGCCGTAGGGTCGTCGAGGTTTTCCACCACCGTGGTGGTGCACGTCGAGGTCCACATCGAGGGAGCTTCACGGTGTGCGATCGACAAGCAGGTTGTCTCCATGGCCTACTAGGCAGTCTGCTGGCGCCAACGAGGAACAGGGATGATGTGAGCATCAGCAGGGGCAATATGACCTATCTGAAAAGTTGATTCAAGGAATGGTTGGGGTGTAGTATATGTTAGCATGGTTCTAGTTTAGAGAATTCTTAGTGGCACTGTTACAGACTTGtgtgagagagagtgagagggagatgggcctgGTGGGCCGTTGTATTCTGAGTGTGAGGTTGGCGCAGGTGTGAGGTTTAGTCTTTGGCTTGGTGGCGTGGGAGTTGGGGTATATAAGGCCGAGCTTTGTAAGAGACAGATTATCGATGAAGTAAAGAACAAATCAAACTCAACTACCTCTCCTACCTCGTTCTGTTCTTCCCCAAACTCTGCTCCAAACCTGCAAATCCTCTCCTAAATCCCCAATTCTAGCTCTCAAACTAGCGGAGATCCGTAGGTTCGTCACAGGCACACACCCGGTTTCAGCCTTTGCAGTGGCATGATCTAATTAACCTCATTTTTAAGAGCATTTACATCGTGAGTTGTTTTGGTACCATATACTCCCTacctaaaaaaaaaagctaacctTATACTATAATATTAATGTGAATGAATCTATGTCATATAGTATGTttaaattcgttgtactaggatgaGTCACATCATAGTATGAGGttgtttttttggacggagggagtacttattaaatattattaaatatatatgataTGTAGGTTTCGAGCTTCGAAAGTTATCCTAGTTAAAGGAGGAACATGTGCTTTTTACGTTGAAAACACTATGCTCAATTTTATTGCCATTAAAGTAGTGCTCACTTGTCAGAGAAGATTATGGCGGGTCATTTAAGATTTATCATTTCTTCAACTCACATTAGTCGAACGGGCATACAAGTTTTTTTTCACTTATTCTCTCTTGCTATCTTCTTATGACATATAATATACACACTCCTCTCTATGTTGAGTTAAAACTACAATTAACATGTACACAGACGAGTTTTATCTGGTTTTAGAAGTTGTGGAACAGGCTTTAGACCAAGAAAATTCCCATTATCACTATATCCACTAAAATTAAAATACAATGATCTGATCTCTAGATAGCAATTCTCAAACTAGCTTGAATGCTTGATCATCCATAGGGGACTCGATCATCATATTGCATGTTGCATTATGATGTTCAATTCTGTTATCTAGGAAGAATTTGATCTTTGTGAGAGATTCCTGTAGAAGACAAAATCATATAGGATCATGTTTTTTACTCATAAATTAGGGGACCGATACAGTACTACGAATTCTTTGGCTGCATCAGTGAAGAACTGAAGAATCTTCCATGTAATGTAACTCAGAGATAAAAGGTACTATATGTTGATTTGCTGGAGAGCTAATTGATCCATTGGATTGTTTCGTAGCCAGTTTCGTACTAGACCTCACAAAACACCCTACCATGTTATTAGTCATATTGATATTTACAACCTGCAAGAATTATTGACGGCATACGTCATTTGTGCACATTTGATTGCTATATATATCCAGTTAATTGGTTGCTATCCAGTTTGTTAAACCAATCCACTAAAATTCAGTTCCATGTCTACGGAAtttagttcttaaaaaaaaagaagtctatGGAATTTGCTTGACTAGATCCTACAAGCACGAACCCTTGATGCTGTTCCTCCTGACAGTAATTCGTTCCAGTGCCTGAGATGTCAGGCGATAATCTCTAAACTCCTCCAGGATCAGAATGGCAATCCCCATCCAAAATCTGGGCTGTCGTGGTTCTTTGTCCTTTTCAATTGCTTTGCCCCCAGTTCTTCTCATGCTCGCTATTGATGATTCACTCGTTTAACCTAATCCAGAGGAATCACGCACTGAAGAAGGTGGTcctcttactttttttttacaccCGGTTAGATTTGACTTGCTTTATATTGATAGGAGAGGGTTAAAGTACAAACAGCCAAAAGGCTAAGcaaggaagaagagaaaaaaccgTACATGCCTACATGCAAACAAGCAGCTCTCCTAACTTCTCATGGCAACATTCTCCCAATATGTTTAGCGCCGGCCATACCTCACCAACCCAACTCCTCTTGGATGCGATCATCTAGTGTACTGTCGCCTCCTTTTCTCTGAAGATTCTTGTGTTCCGTTCCTTCCAGATTTCCCAAGTAATGAGCAATAAGAGAGATACGAGTCCTTTTAGTTTTGTTACTTATGGGTCGCTTGTTTCTTGTGTCTACCAACCCAATAGGTTTCTATTGTTATTACATTTCAGGATGTTGTGCCCTTGACGTAGCTGTGTGAGAACGTCAAACCAGATTTGCTTCGAGATCGGGCATTCGAACAATGGTTGACAGTTTCAAGATTCCGGAAGCATAACTGACAGAAATAATTATTTGGTCATCTCCTGATCTGCAACTGGTTAGCTGTCCACACCCGGTTTTGAAGCACTAGCCAGCTGAAAATCTTGCAATTTGCTGAAGCCCATTCCTCCCAGGACAACTTTGTTGATGGCGATAGTACCATTCCGTTGAATTGGAATTGATATGCAGATTTTGCACTATATTCCCCATCGGTTGTCCATCGCAAGACAATCAAATCTTGTACCTCCTCTGTTAGTTGTGGGGTGTCACGGGCTAGAACTTCCCATAAGAATTCATCAAGGAGGGGGATAGTGAGGTTGTGGCGGATGTCATTGATCCATCTTCTTTGTTGCAGAGCTTCCTGGATGGTGCTGTTTTTCCTCTTCGAATGCCTATAGAGGTTCGGCACTTGACATTTTACACTTTAGGTACCAAATCAATTAGATTCTTAGAAGCTCGCCTTTTGCCCATCACCAATTTGGACTTTCATCGATGCATCAAACGTATCCTTATCCAATTCATCGCAAGGAGTTTTAGTTCCAATCCAAGGCTTTTCTGACGTGCTCCATTCAAACCATAGCCACCTTAGCTGAAAAGCTATGGTAAATTTTTCTAAGTTTGGAACCCCCAAGCCACCATACCGAACGGAGAACAAACCTTAGGACCAATTGAGCTTAAATTTCCCACCATGCATGTTCTACTTTTTAGTACTCTTTATTAACATCAacgacacatctttattatcaCTTTCTCTAATTACATCTACTCCTTCCTTAACCTCTGCTATTCCAtgtaaaaaaaacttcaaaataaaaatcagcttaaatcaaccaaaaaaaggtaaaaaaaataaacttgttTCATATATCAAATTAAACAAAGTATCTTGCACAGACATGtgacttgtcaaaaaaaaatagagaaagagCACATCTTAAAACTGCAAATACTttgataaaattatcacaaaactacatatttacgatgttctatcacaaaactatatagaTTTAACacaaaatttctcaaaaaatacatatttaagATGGAGTGTCAAAAATAAAGATTgagtgtcacaaaactacaggtttggTATCAATTTAATTAGAAAACTACAAATGTTTATAGCTCTAACATAACGGTAATGATAGAGATTTAAACTAGGATTGTGATAACTTCaatactaaatatgtagttttgtaatatttTATCTTACTTTATTGgtaaatctatatttttttatacaacaCTTTTAAATCTACtgtggccctgtttagatccaagAGATATTTTTTAGCCTTTCCTCAAATAGCTCAAAAAGATCTAAAAGTTAAGCTATTTTAGGGTTATTTGGAAATAACCCACCCAAAAAACTATCCCACCCAAGAAGTGTTAATTGGAGCTATTTCAAGTGGGGCCACTGAAAAAGTGTCTTTTTTCCTCTATCTCCCTCTATGGAAATGTACATTAAAAGCCAAATAACTCTCAAAATAACCTTTGAATTCAAACAACTTAGGGCTATTTTATTGGATGGCTATTTCCTTGTGTTAaaaaatagctctcaaaataaaTCTTGGCTAATTCTCTAAACAAGGTCAGTGATAGTTTGGTTAAACTCGTACTACTAGAATTTACTCTTTTTCATtattaacaaaaataatttactcTCTTTCTAAAAAACAAAACAGTGATGTCCAGAACTGAAACTTGTCGAAACACAATTCTCCAATCATATACCGACTGTTGTACGTATATTTTACTCCGATCCACCGCCGATCGCCTCCCCAAGCAAGCAAGCAGCCGCTCGGAGCGAAGactgaggcggcggcgaccatggcgggGCTCGCGCACCTcgtcctcgccctcctcctccccctcgcgctgctcccgccggccgcgcgcggcaCGGAGGAGACGCCGCAGTACACGACGGTGCACGCCGAGTCCGACTTCGAGGTGCGCCGCTACCGCGACACCGTCTGGATGTCCGCCCCCTCCGACGACAT encodes the following:
- the LOC4327777 gene encoding protein DEFECTIVE IN MERISTEM SILENCING 3 isoform X2, whose protein sequence is MQDELQKLALKVNHHEENIRFLKSELNAVEDSCADLGIKIGNYYSSMAAIANNDTSVEEAEQRTIQSILKQDETAAGIICQLKIRHYQHASKLPLMKDVLGVVATLGKINNDNLSRVLSEYLGLDNMLGVVCKTYDGVEGLETYDKEGMVDKTSGIHGLGRTIGKFLDGRFTVFCLENIRPFSGDFMIDDPQRKLLLHKPRLPSGEFPPGFLGFAVNMIHLDQANLSCLTAGGHGLRETLFYSLFSQLQVYKTRAELRNAIPLINDGAVSLDGSILRPNGSFCLGNRASLGIQFPVTANLGVSNLPVTITELEEQVKHKNWEKERLLEDIKRQEDLLNQVKDLFSKKKEQFMAYITQPGMLQRASQASPTIPSPATPGSNPFGSRPPHLRGR
- the LOC4327777 gene encoding protein DEFECTIVE IN MERISTEM SILENCING 3 isoform X1, which gives rise to MAVQSAERGVEAPPLTLSIFEFNSKVMQDELQKLALKVNHHEENIRFLKSELNAVEDSCADLGIKIGNYYSSMAAIANNDTSVEEAEQRTIQSILKQDETAAGIICQLKIRHYQHASKLPLMKDVLGVVATLGKINNDNLSRVLSEYLGLDNMLGVVCKTYDGVEGLETYDKEGMVDKTSGIHGLGRTIGKFLDGRFTVFCLENIRPFSGDFMIDDPQRKLLLHKPRLPSGEFPPGFLGFAVNMIHLDQANLSCLTAGGHGLRETLFYSLFSQLQVYKTRAELRNAIPLINDGAVSLDGSILRPNGSFCLGNRASLGIQFPVTANLGVSNLPVTITELEEQVKHKNWEKERLLEDIKRQEDLLNQVKDLFSKKKEQFMAYITQPGMLQRASQASPTIPSPATPGSNPFGSRPPHLRGR